One Vibrio tapetis subsp. tapetis DNA segment encodes these proteins:
- a CDS encoding 1-acyl-sn-glycerol-3-phosphate acyltransferase, which produces MTDINDPYHDIRPYNDEEIPAAIERLINDEEFINAILQHRFSNHASWFKTLMSPILKVYLKLKWAKFTSVEAIQIEVGKYLRKSLKETTKGVTFSGLDKLDKNCSYLFMSNHRDIAMDPALVNFGLHNEGHRTSHIAIGDNLLKKPCTTELMRINKSFIVKRSAKAPREMMKALSQLSSYIKHSLSTGNSIWIAQKEGRAKDGNDQTDPAILKMLHVEGRKQKMPFADYIKTLKIVPVAISYENDPCDLAKAKELFEKSESGSYEKGEFEDIESIIQGMIGFKGRVHISFGDVIDGDIETPDELAKEIDNQIHNIYKLFPINYCAAQVDCEECTQEAKNTLDEKLAQLPKGAHDYLTGMYAYPVQNRHSLSD; this is translated from the coding sequence ATGACTGACATAAACGATCCGTACCACGACATCCGTCCATACAACGACGAAGAAATTCCTGCAGCGATTGAACGCTTGATTAACGATGAAGAATTCATCAACGCAATTCTACAGCATCGCTTCAGTAATCATGCCTCTTGGTTTAAGACTTTGATGAGTCCTATTCTTAAAGTTTACCTTAAACTTAAGTGGGCAAAATTCACTTCGGTAGAAGCGATACAGATTGAAGTAGGAAAGTACCTACGTAAGTCATTAAAGGAAACCACAAAAGGCGTTACGTTTTCCGGTTTAGACAAGTTAGATAAAAACTGTTCCTATTTGTTTATGTCTAATCATCGCGATATCGCCATGGATCCGGCTCTGGTTAATTTTGGTCTCCATAATGAAGGACACAGAACAAGTCACATCGCGATTGGCGATAACTTGCTAAAGAAGCCTTGTACAACAGAGCTAATGCGAATCAACAAGAGCTTTATCGTTAAGCGAAGTGCAAAAGCACCACGCGAAATGATGAAAGCGCTCAGCCAGCTTTCTTCCTATATTAAGCATTCGCTATCAACGGGGAATTCAATTTGGATTGCTCAGAAAGAAGGCAGAGCTAAAGATGGTAACGATCAAACCGACCCAGCAATCTTGAAAATGCTTCATGTTGAAGGGCGCAAGCAAAAAATGCCGTTTGCTGATTACATTAAAACCTTAAAGATCGTACCCGTCGCTATTTCTTATGAGAATGACCCGTGTGATCTTGCTAAAGCAAAAGAGCTGTTTGAAAAGTCTGAATCTGGCAGTTACGAGAAAGGCGAATTCGAAGATATTGAAAGCATTATTCAAGGTATGATTGGCTTTAAGGGCCGGGTGCACATTAGTTTTGGTGACGTCATTGACGGCGATATCGAAACACCTGACGAACTGGCAAAAGAGATCGACAATCAAATACACAATATCTATAAGCTGTTCCCAATAAATTATTGTGCAGCGCAAGTAGACTGTGAAGAATGCACTCAAGAAGCTAAAAATACGCTAGATGAAAAATTGGCTCAACTACCAAAAGGTGCGCACGATTACTTAACGGGTATGTACGCTTACCCGGTGCAAAACCGACATAGTCTGAGTGATTAG
- a CDS encoding AraC family transcriptional regulator: MNYAVEHQHTVYSFLVSTPRRKKTKFTLIQVESGLVLVKLGKNEYALEAGAAIWLPFDCLTSISYLPGCEVSQIDFSIRLQDKFPSQAGFVNLPPVSQAILSKLLTSNVSEDHRNNLMSVIRDEVRTLRPLLDMSPLSQKISQWSADHDSDLSKELLLMLSLREAKKRMQSGVKRDDVIKEYFGGCEEEFEQLSGLVMGECL; this comes from the coding sequence ATGAATTATGCAGTTGAACATCAACATACCGTCTATTCGTTTTTAGTCAGCACGCCACGTAGAAAAAAAACCAAATTTACCCTTATCCAAGTTGAATCTGGATTGGTATTGGTTAAATTAGGTAAAAACGAATACGCCTTAGAAGCCGGTGCTGCGATTTGGCTACCTTTTGACTGTTTAACATCCATTAGCTATTTGCCTGGGTGCGAAGTATCACAAATTGATTTTTCGATACGCTTACAAGACAAATTCCCAAGCCAAGCTGGATTCGTTAATCTGCCTCCCGTTTCTCAAGCTATTCTTTCAAAACTTCTGACGAGTAATGTTAGCGAGGATCATCGAAACAATTTGATGAGCGTCATACGTGACGAAGTTCGAACATTACGCCCTCTTTTGGATATGTCACCGCTTAGCCAAAAAATCAGTCAATGGTCTGCAGATCATGATTCCGATTTGAGTAAAGAGTTGTTACTGATGCTGAGTTTGCGTGAAGCGAAAAAGAGAATGCAGTCGGGTGTGAAACGCGACGACGTTATCAAAGAGTACTTTGGTGGCTGTGAAGAAGAGTTTGAGCAGCTTTCAGGATTAGTTATGGGTGAGTGCCTTTAA
- a CDS encoding nicotinate-nicotinamide nucleotide adenylyltransferase: MRKIAIFGSAFNPPSLGHKSVIESLTHFDEVLLLPSVAHAWGKQMLAYELRCQMVDLFIQDLKLPNVRRSTVEESLLEPGKSVTTYAVLEELQCQYPKDELTFVIGPDNFFKFADFYRAEEILSRWSVTVCPEKIMVRSTMIRDKLKAGQSISELTTPSVNYYLSTHSSGQ, from the coding sequence ATGAGAAAAATTGCGATCTTTGGAAGTGCTTTTAACCCGCCATCACTGGGGCATAAAAGTGTTATTGAATCACTGACTCACTTTGATGAAGTGTTGCTTTTACCCAGTGTTGCACATGCTTGGGGAAAGCAGATGTTAGCTTATGAATTACGTTGCCAAATGGTCGACTTGTTTATACAAGATCTAAAACTTCCTAACGTGAGGCGCTCGACGGTTGAAGAATCACTGTTAGAGCCAGGGAAGAGTGTGACAACCTATGCGGTACTCGAGGAACTTCAGTGTCAATACCCAAAGGATGAACTAACCTTTGTTATCGGTCCCGACAATTTCTTTAAATTTGCTGATTTCTATCGTGCGGAAGAGATTCTGTCTCGTTGGTCTGTGACGGTTTGCCCAGAAAAAATAATGGTTCGTAGTACAATGATTCGTGATAAGTTGAAGGCTGGACAATCAATTTCTGAGTTGACTACACCTTCTGTGAATTATTATTTGTCGACTCATTCCTCTGGTCAATAG
- a CDS encoding YfcZ/YiiS family protein, whose product MVTEVKDNQEVCEACGCAGEIGFIIQEGDEVALLEINAADKASLEAEFSKYLELAKQVTSDVEYDVQPMSEDATLLTARFKFTCSAEKLIFELKTRTLGR is encoded by the coding sequence ATGGTTACAGAAGTAAAAGACAATCAAGAAGTATGCGAAGCTTGTGGATGCGCTGGCGAGATCGGTTTTATCATTCAAGAGGGCGATGAAGTTGCGCTACTTGAAATTAATGCAGCCGACAAAGCATCTCTAGAAGCCGAGTTTTCGAAATACCTTGAACTTGCAAAGCAAGTGACAAGTGACGTTGAATATGATGTTCAACCTATGAGTGAAGATGCGACGCTTCTCACTGCTCGCTTCAAATTTACTTGCAGTGCTGAAAAGCTAATTTTTGAACTAAAAACCCGCACGTTAGGGCGTTAA
- a CDS encoding DUF1496 domain-containing protein — protein MKSYLVGLLLIVVPISSAWSEGKSYGTSKTIVTPKNSVIVTDGKAGARICYYDDRAYSIGAVIQVGKVYLICQRQNDYELNGQLAWVLLNPNKPQ, from the coding sequence TTGAAGAGCTATCTTGTGGGGTTGTTGCTTATTGTTGTTCCAATTTCCAGCGCGTGGAGTGAGGGAAAAAGCTATGGGACATCGAAAACAATAGTGACACCAAAGAACAGTGTTATTGTCACAGATGGTAAAGCAGGGGCGCGGATTTGTTATTACGACGATCGTGCGTATTCAATTGGGGCGGTAATACAGGTAGGGAAGGTATACTTGATATGCCAACGTCAAAATGACTATGAGCTAAACGGACAATTAGCATGGGTGCTACTTAACCCCAATAAGCCCCAATAG
- the nadE gene encoding ammonia-dependent NAD(+) synthetase produces MEHHIRKEMRVLPSIDEQYEVERRVNFIKSKLTASGCKSLVLGISGGVDSTTCGRLAQLAIDELNQQHDTNSYQFVAVRLPYGEQKDEDEAQLALSFIKPTHSVSVNIKPGVDGLHSASHVALQGTPLLPNDSAKIDFVKGNVKARARMVAQYEIAGYIGGLVLGTDHSAENITGFYTKFGDGACDLAPLFGLNKRQVRQVAAYLGAPELLVKKVPTADLEELAPQKADEDALSVTYDQIDDFLEGKDIEADAQARLISIYNGTQHKREPIPTIYD; encoded by the coding sequence ATGGAACATCATATCCGCAAAGAGATGCGTGTTTTACCGTCTATCGATGAACAATACGAAGTTGAAAGACGCGTGAATTTTATTAAATCAAAGCTGACGGCATCCGGTTGCAAGTCATTGGTGTTAGGTATTAGTGGCGGTGTAGACTCAACTACATGTGGCCGTTTGGCTCAATTGGCCATCGATGAACTAAACCAGCAGCACGATACTAACAGCTACCAATTCGTTGCGGTTCGTTTACCTTATGGTGAACAAAAAGATGAAGATGAAGCACAGTTAGCGCTTTCCTTTATTAAGCCGACTCATTCTGTATCAGTTAACATCAAACCGGGTGTAGATGGGTTACACAGCGCTTCACATGTTGCGCTACAGGGCACACCTCTGCTTCCTAACGATTCGGCTAAAATCGACTTCGTAAAAGGTAATGTGAAGGCTCGAGCACGTATGGTCGCTCAATATGAAATTGCAGGTTACATTGGCGGCCTAGTACTGGGCACGGATCACTCAGCAGAAAACATCACAGGCTTCTACACAAAATTTGGCGATGGTGCCTGCGACCTCGCACCTCTATTTGGTTTAAATAAACGCCAAGTTCGTCAAGTCGCGGCCTACCTTGGTGCTCCTGAGCTTTTAGTTAAGAAAGTCCCAACGGCTGATTTAGAAGAGCTAGCCCCACAAAAAGCCGATGAAGATGCACTAAGCGTCACTTATGACCAAATCGATGACTTTCTGGAAGGCAAAGATATAGAAGCCGATGCGCAAGCTCGCCTGATTTCAATCTATAACGGGACTCAACATAAGCGTGAGCCGATTCCTACCATTTACGACTAG